CATGGATTGTCCTTACTGCCAGAGTCAACAGGTCGTAAAGAATGGTCGGGAATCGCTCTCAGATGGCACTGTGCTTCAGCGCTATCGGTGTAAAGGGTGTAGCAAGTGCTTCAACGACCGAACCGGCACCCCGATGGCTCGCCTGCGAACCCCCAGTTCAGTGGTCGCGACTGCCCTCAATGGTCGCAGCGAAGGGCTGGGAGTACGAGCGACAGGTCGCCTGTTTGGGACGTCGCACTCCACCATTTTGCGCTGGGAAGAGCGGTTAGCCCGTCAAGCTGACACCTGGTCCCCCCCAGCCCCAGGCGAACAAGAGGTGACGCTGGAAGGCGATGAAGTCTACACTCGCGTGGGCGAGAACCGTCCCCCCCGCTAGCTCTCAGGGATGGACGATTCACTTTATTGAGCGCCAGAGCCGCTACTGGGTGTCAGCGATAGCAGGACACAAAGATGAACTGCTGTTTCAGCGGGGAACTCAACAGGCCTGGCAGTGGGCGCAAGCGTGCTCTTATATCCGGTGGTTCACTGATGGTGAGTGGCGCTACGCCAAAGCGTTGTGGGACTTAGCCAGTGTCTATCTGGTGCTACGCAATTCTCCGAGTGCCTATCGCACCCGAAAAGTCTGGCGGTATGGCCTGGAAGTAGCCATGAAAGTGAAAGGGTCTCAAGGCCTGCGGCGAATCATGTGGGTAAGACCAGAGCATCCCTACACCGCCGTTAGCCCGCTAGCCGAGGTGCATGCCAACCATAACGAGGCTCACAATGCGGCCTTAAGGCGGCGATGCAGCGCTTATCGTCGGCGTCAAAACCTCTATGCTAA
Above is a genomic segment from Nodosilinea sp. E11 containing:
- a CDS encoding IS1 family transposase (programmed frameshift), with the translated sequence MDCPYCQSQQVVKNGRESLSDGTVLQRYRCKGCSKCFNDRTGTPMARLRTPSSVVATALNGRSEGLGVRATGRLFGTSHSTILRWEERLARQADTWSPPAPGEQEVTLEGDEVYTRVGENVPPASSQGWTIHFIERQSRYWVSAIAGHKDELLFQRGTQQAWQWAQACSYIRWFTDGEWRYAKALWDLASVYLVLRNSPSAYRTRKVWRYGLEVAMKVKGSQGLRRIMWVRPEHPYTAVSPLAEVHANHNEAHNAALRRRCSAYRRRQNLYAKTQDGLQRALDVQRIIHNWVRPHWGLGKQTTPAMAIGLYSRPLSTQELLGMRGFPCISS